One genomic segment of Allocatelliglobosispora scoriae includes these proteins:
- a CDS encoding epimerase: MEQPADLRGDPGQGPAFVRVAGSHAPLYWPARPLTEASPRLDCPPDAGSGYGPDDVEDGPTRYGRLKAGCEVAVEEAFGPGRSTILRLGVVLGPGEYVGRLPWWLSRISTGGAVVAPGDPSHFIQPVDVRDVADFALHAIRAEIRDAFNVAAPAGAVTFAQLLEACREVTGSDARLVWADDAELLAVGVRQWSELPVWRTHDGVWRVDATRALRSGLMCRPVQSTVQDTWRWMRDEPPMAGHERATELGLTPDHERQLLARYLG; the protein is encoded by the coding sequence GTGGAACAACCTGCCGATCTGCGTGGCGACCCGGGCCAGGGTCCAGCGTTCGTCAGGGTAGCCGGCAGCCATGCGCCCTTGTACTGGCCCGCCCGGCCGTTGACCGAGGCTTCGCCCCGTTTGGACTGCCCGCCGGATGCCGGTTCGGGGTACGGGCCGGATGATGTGGAGGACGGGCCAACCCGGTACGGCCGGTTGAAGGCCGGTTGCGAGGTCGCAGTCGAGGAGGCATTCGGTCCGGGGCGGTCCACCATTCTGCGGCTGGGGGTGGTGCTTGGTCCTGGTGAGTATGTAGGCCGGCTGCCGTGGTGGCTGTCGCGGATCAGCACCGGTGGTGCCGTCGTCGCTCCGGGCGACCCGAGCCATTTCATCCAGCCGGTCGACGTCCGTGACGTGGCTGACTTCGCCCTGCACGCGATCCGCGCCGAGATACGTGACGCGTTCAATGTCGCGGCGCCGGCCGGGGCTGTCACCTTCGCCCAGCTGCTGGAGGCGTGCCGCGAGGTCACCGGCTCCGACGCCAGGTTGGTCTGGGCCGACGACGCGGAGTTGCTCGCGGTGGGTGTGCGGCAGTGGTCAGAGCTTCCGGTGTGGCGGACCCACGACGGAGTGTGGCGGGTTGATGCCACACGCGCGCTCCGCAGCGGCCTGATGTGCCGACCTGTTCAGAGCACTGTGCAAGACACCTGGCGGTGGATGCGCGACGAACCGCCCATGGCTGGGCACGAACGCGCCACCGAGCTGGGCTTGACACCCGACCATGAACGACAGCTCCTGGCCCGCTACCTCGGTTAG
- a CDS encoding winged helix-turn-helix domain-containing protein — protein MAAGYPDERWTLARVATQIGRLFHRRVRLQTVSVVLQRMGWSPRIGPGSVTRPRSRIGGVTGGLR, from the coding sequence ATGGCTGCCGGCTACCCTGACGAACGCTGGACCCTGGCCCGGGTCGCCACGCAGATCGGCAGGTTGTTCCACCGTCGGGTGAGGCTGCAGACGGTGTCGGTGGTGCTGCAGCGGATGGGCTGGTCCCCGCGCATCGGGCCCGGGAGCGTGACGAGGCCGCGATCGCGCATTGGCGGCGTTACCGGTGGCCTGCGGTAA
- a CDS encoding transposase, which translates to MLIWDGLPGHRSKMTRRMIAARPWLRVFQLPGHAPELNPAENVWSNLRRSLVNYAAANVTALAQAARTKTSTLSVPPRTLSRRPGHAGPQASATTTPAAPASRWSTYREG; encoded by the coding sequence GTGCTGATCTGGGACGGCCTGCCCGGCCACCGCTCGAAGATGACGCGCCGCATGATCGCCGCCCGGCCCTGGCTGCGCGTCTTTCAGCTCCCCGGCCACGCACCCGAACTCAACCCCGCCGAGAACGTGTGGTCCAACCTCCGCCGCAGCCTGGTCAACTACGCCGCCGCGAACGTCACCGCCCTGGCCCAAGCCGCCAGAACCAAGACCTCAACACTCTCGGTACCGCCGCGAACCCTCAGCCGCAGACCGGGTCATGCTGGTCCGCAGGCTTCGGCAACAACTACTCCGGCGGCCCCAGCTTCTCGGTGGTCAACGTACCGGGAAGGGTGA